CTCGTaactatttaattttttaaaactctgcattgctgggaaggctcgtaagcaagcatttcactgtWgagtctacaccagttgtattcggcgcatgtgacaaataaaacttgatttcaTGTTTGGGAGTGAGATGTTGGTTAAGTTAGAACTCTGAATTTGTATTGTTTTGCTACTCTCCATCTCCAAGGGGTGCAATAGACTCTggccacatcccaaatggcaccttattccctttatagtgcacaacttttggtCAAAGGTagcgcactataaagggaatagggtgccatttgtaatatatgccatttagcagacgttttAATCCACAGTGACTTAGTCATGCGTTCATACAGGCATGTGCACAAATAGCGGTCTACCGGTGTCTGAGCACCTGCCCCCCTTTGCCCTCCCACTCGCCAAGTGCCctttaatttattttgtattgtttttgtcattgttgttctgaacccactgcaCCAAGTCGTCGTGACGTCGTCAAGTTTGCCACCCcgttttaggactataatttcctcataTCGTACaaatgtgtctccacacacctaggcctaagCTATTGATGGATTAATGACAAGGTCATTTTTTATTGATCTTTGATgctcagtgtcaaagtagcctgtcatttcaatAATTTGTGCGCTTCACAATGACTAAAATAATCGAGCTAGCTAACTAGYAGATTTACACCAATCATCAACGATCAGCTGATGGCCCACCCTCTTTTCCCGatgtcaatcatgtctttaggaggcactgtgATGTAGCTTGCTTACAATTTGTGAAGAGTGAACgtgttgcagaaataaataggcATATGCTAAAATATGTTACAAAAGTGCGCTACAGAGGCAGTCTGTTATGAATGTAGATTATTttgtttaaggggggggggggtcattttgAGCACCTTCCCCTTGAAAGGTCTTTGCACGGCCCTGCATGCATACCTTTTTGAGGTGCAGTAATAGACCAACCTGGTTGGTAGAGGTGCTGGTCTGAGGTGCAGTAATAGACCAACCTGGTAGAGGTGCAGTAATAGACCAACCTGGTAGAGGTGCTGGTCTGAGGTGCAGTAATAGACCAACCTGGTAGAGGTGCTGGTCTGAGGTGCAGTAATAGACCAACCTGGTAGAGGTGCTGGTCTTCTCCATAGTAGACATAAGGCGGGCGAAGGCGTCAGCCACACGGCTCCCAGAGCCACTGGGTTCCAGTTTAGCGGTTGTTAGCTCGTACAGCTCTGGGTCCACACctaaccacacaaacacattataacggttgcatcccaaatggcagcctatcccctatatagtgcMctactttggtcaaaagtagtgcactatatatggaatagggagCTAGTTGAGACATATACACAGTCTAATATTCCACKCAAAACAAGGGAGGKGGGTGCACTTTATTAAACTTCAGAGTAGCCAATTCCCAAATATTTTGATTCAGGGTTTGATTCAGTTGGTAATATTAACACATAGAAAAAAGAAGAGCTTGATTTAGTGAGGTCAGTATCTAAGCAAATACATCTAAAACAAATAGTAGTAGAAGAGAAATCTGTGAGTACGGCAGAGGCTCTTTCACAAGCATCCTTCCTCGATTCCTCGCATCGtccctcagtcctctcctctttcccaaaACTCATTGGAGAAGATCCAAGCTTCCTCCTCTCTGACCTCCCCCGGTGCATTTTGACAGAGAGGTAAGAGGACACGAGGAATCGGGAAAGAATAAGGACTTATCCCAAATGGACTCCTAGACCTCTATACCTTGTGTACCTGTGAAGGCCTCAGAGGATTCAATGGGTGTAAGCCATATAATGATAGTAGGTCCACCTTGCCTTATGATTAGATAGCTGGAATTATCACTGTATTGTTTACCCCGATCCAATCCTCTCGGGTCTCTGAATAGGGTGTACGGTCAATTTGGGATTCAGACAAATGTATGAAAGAGTCTGGCAGTCAGGGGGTTGGAGTTTCCTGTGCTGACCTGGGATGGAGGTGGAGCTGCTTGGGCCAGAGTCCTCCACGGGCCCAAAGAAATCGAGGTTGAGCAGAGACGAGCCTCCGCTCGCTTGACATTCAACATAGCAAACAGGCAGACCGAGGCGGCAGTGGGTTATAACACAGAAGAAGAAGTCAGGAAAGAGACACACTTAAAAAGACATGCAGCTGAGCTGGTCATTATTATTAGTTACAAAGAAAGAGCACATGGGTCGTGTTCAGTGGGCAAGAAACGtttgaaaacattttgcaactgaaAATTATGCTTAAATCCAGGTACTCCCTCCATTTTATTCCGTTTGATGCCAAATGATCATGACCCAGGGCAAGCTAACTGACGTAGCCGTGTTAATGAGAAAATATTGTGAGATTCTATCTACCGGTTAATGAAAAATCTGTGTTGACAWTTTGAAGCATGAACAGCCATCATGGCTTTGTAGCATGAACYGTGCAGATCATTTAGCTAAATTGcaaaataatttgatttgttgCTAACAACAAAAGGCATAAGGAGAAGATTTGATKAGATAAATATGTTTYATGCATCTGKATATGATAAGTGAAATCAGAAATGGTCCAATATGGCAATGAAATACACAAAATATCAGAGCATGTAGATAAGGATTTTCTGTAATCTTATACTATAGTGCTCACAACAAAATCCATGTAACTCTGTAAAACTGTAACATGTAATGACCAATGGTTGATGAAGTAAACATCAGATGATGTTGCTCCATGGAAGTTAATGGAAGACAACAGGCAAAAACAGGTCTAGGCGGCTTGTGTGTTTGGACAAAACAGTTTGAGTGGTGGAAAAAAGAAATAGGTTAGCTCTGGAAAGAGCCAATGGGGACAATGGTTCATTTACTCAGCTGGTGGTTTGGGGGAGGGACCTACCGTCCAGGGGGTTAGTAAGGCCACTGCTGCTCCAGTCAAACTGGACGGGCGGGAGCACTTCCTGGTGAGGAGAGGGAACAAACAAGCTCAGAAGAGGGTGGAGACACCCAGTAAACGCGAACAGCTTTGTCAACAGGTGATTCGCCTATGCAGATGTTCAGGAAGCCTGCTAACGGACTGCTTCTAccaaaggaggttggtggcaccttaattggggaggacgggctcgcggaatcagtggaatggaatcaaacacttGGTTTGATGCCGTTCCAGTCGTtaatatgagccgtcctcccctagCTTCTACCCTTTTAACAACAACTCAGCAGTCTAAGGTTGAGTTCCTACCAGACTACATTGCGGACCGATGCCATATCTTACAACGCTTGGATAGGTATTTAACGTATCAGCTTACCACTTCATGGGcacgttcctctgcccaggcgttgctgacgcCTGCCAAAtattacaacgcctggataggtgttTTACATATCAGCTTACcaacatcatatgttatagcaatccgtcagtcgatgacacagtcgAAGATGTGGCACCCAACCATTGGATGATGCATGcaatgtctgagcaggggaacgcgaCCCATATGAGAGCCATCTGATGCCCGRCTGCACAGTCGATGATGTGGCACGctaccattggttgatgcaatgccTGCGCATCTTGTGGGACAGGAACTCAACCTTTGTATAACTTGTTTGAAAAGCACCTCAGGTTCTACATTAGACCTACCGTAGAacacatatatataaacacactCTCTCTATTCATTGTATACAGTTGTGACAATTGGCCTTACAGCCaaaacagcagtggaggctggtgggaggagctataggaggatgggctcattgtaaaggctggaatggaataaagggaacagagtcaaacatgtggatCCATATGTTCGACACGGTTCCATTTATGCCATTCCAGTCAATCcattgagcccgtcctcctatagctcctcccaccagcctcctctgcaatacagtatataccaccAGGGTTCTCTAACCCTGTTGGTGGAGAGCAACTCTCCtctaggttttcgctccaaccccagtttgtaactaacctggttctgctgatcaaccagctaattattagaatcggaTGTGCTACATtagggttggattgaaaacctacaggatggtagctctccaggatcaGGGTTGGAGAGCGCTGGTATATACTCATATACTACTGATGAGAAGAAATGCATCTAAAAAAGGCCTGAAAAATCACAAAAGATCAAAATTCCAAACATTGTACCCCAAAAGGACCATAGTGATTCAATGTAGGAGTCCAACCTGGGCTGTGTCTGGTAGACTAGTGCTTATGATCTCTGCTGGGGCCACTGGAGGTGCTTGTTGTGCTATGGACGTGATCATCTCTGCCGCTGATATGGGTTTTACTGGCTCTTTGGTGGGTTCCAGCATGCCCTAGGTAACAGAGAGGCAGGGTTACATCCTAAACGTACTAAATACTGGTATGTGTATTGGGTTGAGCAATTCTGTTTTAAACCTGGGAAGGTTCCCGGAATGTTGCAACCATATATTTGTAGCATATGTCAGGGAAAAACTTTTTGCAACCAGTTGACAGAAATGTCAccagaatttttttaaatgttataatcCTTGGGTTAATTTGTCTCTTGGTCCGTTTCTACAAGAGGGGCAAAAACAATTGAGGGAGCGAGTAGGTGGTTTGAAAGGGGAGATGAATACATCCTTGCAGCACATAGTTAACTCACCAGGCTGGCAGCATACATGGGAACTATTACTGGCTGCTTCTTCTGACCTGTGAACAGCTGTCGGGAAACACAGAACACATTTCACGATCATTCGTCCTCTCTCTGCTGCAAATAGTCTTACAAACAGCCTTTTTTCCCCATTTGACAGACGAGAAGTCAAAACATTCTCGCAATACAATCATGGTTAGTGTTTTTTTTCCCACAGAGCCATTAATAAAAAAAGGACAAAGGTCACAGAAAGGGGGAGAGTggcatgtcccaaatggcaccctattccctatgtgctcttgtcaaaagtagtgcactatatagggaatagggtgccatttgggatacaaccaaTGTGATGACTTCTGACTGGCTGCAGAACTCACAATGTTTCTAATGTCGATGCCCAGGGAGCAGAGTAGTGTCTTGTTGCTGTGCGAGCCTCCCCACTGGTGCCGCAGGCCAAACGCCTCGTGGATGTCCAGCAGTTGCCTCCACAACACGTCCCTGCAGCAACAGACGACGATGACAAACGcaggaatgtttttttatttttttattttttaatacRTCATAGTAATATGCAAAAATTCTTGACCGCATAGTATACAGACACAGTAAGAGTCATATTTGTGTTGTATAAAAAAAGATAGAACAGACctggtgagtctttctgtgtattGATGAGATTGTGTGTAGTTATGGGATATTAGGGTCGGGACGACACTAGTATCCTGATAcccgttagtatcgtggcaaggaaacaaaacacgaagcggtttaatttctttaggaaaacagccctaatgttggaaacaaacgtAATTacgttgtcatccagagtcacatttgtttattttcctagttatagcacacaatattttacatacagcaggctTTTATGGATCAAAGAGTTTGGCCTGCTTCGTGTTTTAATTTtcgccatggaaaaaatattgcaatAGTGGTATCGTCCCAGCCCTCATTATAAAGGGGGGTATTTCTCTCACCCATTGTCTGGCACACCGCTCTTCATTTCATGCTCTTCCTGCTGTAACCTCGCAGGAGGCTCCAGCAGGGTTTTGAGAGGGaccacctccacccccacctgCGGGGCAGGTGCGTCGGGGAACATTTCCTGAAAAAGCTTCTCCAGCCGACTGCACAGCGCCGCCTGGTATAACAAACACATGATAACAACCAACGTTGTTGAATAAGACACTGGTTCAGTGACATAACAAACACGTAATAACAATCAATATTGCTGAATAAGAAACGGGTTGAATAAGTCTTCTGTTACCACGTTTGGCAGCTGGCAGTTAGCCTCGTTGCTGGACAGGGGATGCACAATACAATAGACAGACAGCTCAAATATGAATTTATGTTTCGATGGACAATAAAGCTGCATTCTATTATGTTCAGCAATGACTAACACTGACGTGACTCAATCAACACATTTCAAATCTTGTTGTCGTGCTTGACTCCACTAGCAAGGACAAGGAGGGGCATTGTTAAATGGTATGTACTTCAAAAGGTGGAACTCCCTGCCTGGTCACATTCCTAAGGGAGGGCAGGTGTACGGCTCTCTACCACTCCAGTGATAAACGTCACGAAAGCGTCAGAATTCCCCTAAAAGTGTCACTGAGCATACTTTTCCTGGATAGTGCAATACAACAACATTCAATAGGGCACCTTCGATTACAGTAAGATGGGTTTTTAAACACCACTACCTTCCTGTCAAGTATGCTACATTTCTGAATGCTACAGAGGTGGTTCAGAAAGACACTTGCGTGATGAGTTATCTTGCCTGAGACTTGACAACTTGTATTGGCTCCCTGAGCGTCTAGCTCAGAGGCGTAATATGTTATTGTGGTGCGCAGGAGAACCGAGTTCAAACCCTGAGTGGTCAAACTTGCACAGAAAAACTTACCGATTGACTGTCTCTTCTACTGATCTGATGGCTGCTGGATGGACAGGCTGCTACAGGCTCACTCTCCTGCCACTCGTCTTCACCCGTTTCCAAAGGAGCAGTGGTGGTCGGCTTCTCTCCAAATGCAGCCCAGGAATCGCCCTCCTCTTGACCCTGTTCAGGCTCATCAAAGGCATTCCAACCAGCATCTGCATCAGGGTCCGCACCAACAGGAGCCGAGCTAAAGTCGGCAAAACTGTCGCTGACGGGAAAATCTGCAAACTTCCCCCCATCTTCGTTCTCAATTGCCTTCCCACCACCAATGTGGCTGTTGGGGGCGTCAAAATCGCCAAAGTCTTTGTCGTCGTCCACTAGTTCCTGTGTGAGAGGTGCAGGTTGTTCCTCTAGTTGCAACTCTGGCCGGTCAAAGTCAGCAAAGCCCTGTCCGCTAAACGAGCCCACATCCCCAAAGTCACCAAAGTCTTCACCGTCGTCGTCCTCCAGCAGTTGGCTGTGGTCGGCAGGTGTGGCCGTCTCCTCTTGGAGCAGCGGCGAGGGCACAGAGCCCGTCGTGCTGATGTCGCCGTACTCCTCAAGGGCATCCGTGGACAGCGGTCGGCCGAAAGACGTTTCAGTCTCCGTTTCTGTTTCGTTTCCGGACCCAGGCTTCTCGTCTGCTTGCTCGCCATTCCCATCTTCATCGTTTATATTGGGCAAAACCCTGTTTTCACTGACACCTGCCTTCTCTTCTTCCGCCTCCTCTTCCAACTGCTCAAAAACCACACCATTCTGGGCGACCGGTTTGTCAACATAAAGTGCCTTAGAGGCAGAGTCCTCGCCACAAACCTCCTCTGGAGCAGAATCCTCACTAATAACCACCTCAGTAGCAGAGTGCTTGTGTGCAAAGTCCGGCTCTACGTTCCTTTGCTCAGAGTTAGCAGTGTCTCTTTGAAAGCCCCCGTCCCCGTTGCTCAAGCCTTCGTCAGTGTCTCGAGCCTCAGCAGGGTGCGATAAAGAATCAGAGCCAGCGATGTCGTTGGATCCAGTTATAATGTGAGTGTCCCTGACAATGTCCCCTGAGCTGATTCCCTGTTCTACATTAGAGTGCACCTGCTGGCTCCGTTGCTGGCAGGCGTCCTCTGCCAGCCGTTCGTCCCGGTTGGGATTGTCCAAGTTCTCGCTGGTGCGGTTTGTCACCTTGCTGGAGTGTCCTTGAACGTCTGCGTTAGAAAAAGCAGAGAAATCCGCAAAGTCGTCCTCGTCTGCACACTCTGTGGTGGTTCCTTTCTTATTAGAGTGGATCGAATTCTGCAAAGATGTGCTTCCTTCTATTTCAAAAGTAGCAAAGCCGTTGGTCAGAACTTCCGGGACCCCACCATTGCAATCGACAGGCTTGTCTATGTTGTCAGTCTGACTCCTCACAGATATGTCCAGGGAGGTAGAATGATTACTGGCTCGAGTGTGGTCGGCAAGCTTTTTTAACTCCTCCACATTCACAGTTCTCTCTGAAGGACTGTCGTACTGGCAGCCTCCCGGCACGACACCATTTGACTTGGAGTTGGAGCGCTTGACCACAGGACCCCTTCCCACGGGACCTGAGCTGAGTTTTGACAACCCAACCACCCCTCCATTGTTGAGGAGTTCCGGTGGTGAGGTGGCGGCCAAGGCTGCGGTCTGGTTGAAGGTCGCTAGGGTGTCAAACTCAGTGAAGCTGGCGCTGGTCGGAACTCCAGAGAAGCCCCCAAAGTCCCCAAACTCGTCGTCCTCTTCCTCAGCTCCGTCCTCCATTGGGGGTGGGGAAGAGGAGTACATGCGGATCACGTCCGGCTCCATGGTCCTAAAGCAGTCACACTACGCCTTGAGGTTACACCTAGGAGGGGAAAGACACTAGTCAGTGTGACCGAAACAATGAAGGGCACATAAATGGAAGAAATGTCATTATTTCTCTCTTAAAACTGATTTCTGAAGGCTAAAAAGTCTGAATTTACAAAACGACAACGTGTTAGCCAACAGACCTAGAAGTGTGTTGCTTCAGCCTTAACCCAAATTAAATTACCAAAAGCTCTCCAGGTTAAGTGGACAGATTGTTTTCAAATTGACAGTAATTAAGTGATAATAGCGAAGTGGTGTTGTCATGTAGAAAAGGCCCGAAAGGCAATGTTGAGCGCTCATTTCTTATGACCTACCTAAATAGTAGCAAATTAGAACTGAAAATGAGGTACAATTTCTTTTATCAGTAGAAATATTTTTTGCGTTGATCTTACTGGCCTAATTACTTCAACCAATGAACTTTGTACCCAATTTGTGTTTGCATTGACCTAAGGGTTGTGTGCATGTAGTATTTGTATATTGACATAGGCCTGTCAAGATATGTAGAACGCTTCCTTTTGAAATATTAGACTTAGAGCATAGGCCTAGGCGTTTTGTGCCTCCAGGTGTGATCCATTTCCTTGACAATTTTGAATTCATCACTAAACCAGACATAGGgcatagaaaaataataactatTGATGTTCTTTTTGGATGCTCAAGGCTAAACTTGCACAATGCACTCTTAAGCCTAAATTGTGCTTTACTCGCATCCAGACTAGAGCACTGAAAGTACAGTTCTGAGTCAAAACTGGACACAAATGTTTTATAACAGAGAATTCATGCCCGTGAAGCCTTGACTAGAGATCTTAGGCCTAGTAAGCCTTGACATGGAACCTTGGAAGGCATTTGAAACATTGTTAAAACTCTAGGCTACTCGAAGTGGCTTCTGATACTGTGTAAGAAAGCAAGATGGCATTAAAGGCAAATTATCTGATACGATAGCTATTGTATTGCTATTCACAACATATAGCACTGCCTATTGCTTTATTATGGGCTCTATGATTGCATGATATGGTATGTGTCATGAATGTTTACAATACAACATATTATAATGCAACATGAATCTGTTTATAATACAACATTGTTAACTAATTAACACATCAGAAACAGGTGTCCTCCAACACCCTGTCCTGTCC
This portion of the Salvelinus sp. IW2-2015 unplaced genomic scaffold, ASM291031v2 Un_scaffold761, whole genome shotgun sequence genome encodes:
- the LOC112068823 gene encoding aftiphilin isoform X1 yields the protein MEPDVIRMYSSSPPPMEDGAEEEDDEFGDFGGFSGVPTSASFTEFDTLATFNQTAALAATSPPELLNNGGVVGLSKLSSGPVGRGPVVKRSNSKSNGVVPGGCQYDSPSERTVNVEELKKLADHTRASNHSTSLDISVRSQTDNIDKPVDCNGGVPEVLTNGFATFEIEGSTSLQNSIHSNKKGTTTECADEDDFADFSAFSNADVQGHSSKVTNRTSENLDNPNRDERLAEDACQQRSQQVHSNVEQGISSGDIVRDTHIITGSNDIAGSDSLSHPAEARDTDEGLSNGDGGFQRDTANSEQRNVEPDFAHKHSATEVVISEDSAPEEVCGEDSASKALYVDKPVAQNGVVFEQLEEEAEEEKAGVSENRVLPNINDEDGNGEQADEKPGSGNETETETETSFGRPLSTDALEEYGDISTTGSVPSPLLQEETATPADHSQLLEDDDGEDFGDFGDVGSFSGQGFADFDRPELQLEEQPAPLTQELVDDDKDFGDFDAPNSHIGGGKAIENEDGGKFADFPVSDSFADFSSAPVGADPDADAGWNAFDEPEQGQEEGDSWAAFGEKPTTTAPLETGEDEWQESEPVAACPSSSHQISRRDSQSAALCSRLEKLFQEMFPDAPAPQVGVEVVPLKTLLEPPARLQQEEHEMKSGVPDNGDVLWRQLLDIHEAFGLRHQWGGSHSNKTLLCSLGIDIRNILFTGQKKQPVIVPMYAASLGMLEPTKEPVKPISAAEMITSIAQQAPPVAPAEIISTSLPDTAQEVLPPVQFDWSSSGLTNPLDASGGSSLLNLDFFGPVEDSGPSSSTSIPGVDPELYELTTAKLEPSGSGSRVADAFARLMSTMEKTSTSTRKPRKEENLSEEALKVIAGLPDLSFMQAKVLMFPTTLTPLGCSSDPTPD
- the LOC112068823 gene encoding aftiphilin isoform X2; its protein translation is MEPDVIRMYSSSPPPMEDGAEEEDDEFGDFGGFSGVPTSASFTEFDTLATFNQTAALAATSPPELLNNGGVVGLSKLSSGPVGRGPVVKRSNSKSNGVVPGGCQYDSPSERTVNVEELKKLADHTRASNHSTSLDISVRSQTDNIDKPVDCNGGVPEVLTNGFATFEIEGSTSLQNSIHSNKKGTTTECADEDDFADFSAFSNADVQGHSSKVTNRTSENLDNPNRDERLAEDACQQRSQQVHSNVEQGISSGDIVRDTHIITGSNDIAGSDSLSHPAEARDTDEGLSNGDGGFQRDTANSEQRNVEPDFAHKHSATEVVISEDSAPEEVCGEDSASKALYVDKPVAQNGVVFEQLEEEAEEEKAGVSENRVLPNINDEDGNGEQADEKPGSGNETETETETSFGRPLSTDALEEYGDISTTGSVPSPLLQEETATPADHSQLLEDDDGEDFGDFGDVGSFSGQGFADFDRPELQLEEQPAPLTQELVDDDKDFGDFDAPNSHIGGGKAIENEDGGKFADFPVSDSFADFSSAPVGADPDADAGWNAFDEPEQGQEEGDSWAAFGEKPTTTAPLETGEDEWQESEPVAACPSSSHQISRRDSQSAALCSRLEKLFQEMFPDAPAPQVGVEVVPLKTLLEPPARLQQEEHEMKSGVPDNGDVLWRQLLDIHEAFGLRHQWGGSHSNKTLLCSLGIDIRNILFTGQKKQPVIVPMYAASLGMLEPTKEPVKPISAAEMITSIAQQAPPVAPAEIISTSLPDTAQEVLPPVQFDWSSSGLTNPLDGVDPELYELTTAKLEPSGSGSRVADAFARLMSTMEKTSTSTRKPRKEENLSEEALKVIAGLPDLSFMQAKVLMFPTTLTPLGCSSDPTPD